A region of Eschrichtius robustus isolate mEscRob2 chromosome 19, mEscRob2.pri, whole genome shotgun sequence DNA encodes the following proteins:
- the SALL1 gene encoding sal-like protein 1, with translation MSRRKQAKPQHFQSDPEVASLPRRDGDTEKGQPNRTTKSKDAHVCGRCCAEFFELSDLLLHKKNCTKNQLVLIVNESPASPPETFSPSPTPDHPEEQRNDTASKTEQGDCSDLAEPHGPDREESMEVEAPVAHKGASGPLSSGGDSSAPPSCSSGSSCTGTSAITTSLPQLGDLTTLGNFSVINSNVIIENLQSTKVAVAQFSQEARCNGASGGKLAVPALMEQLLALQQQQIHQLQLIEQIRHQILLLASQNTDLPTSSSPSPGTVRTSANPLSTLSSHLSQQLAAAAGLAQSLASQSASISGVKRLPPIQLPQSSSGNTIGPPHSGSSPSVHVLAAAVPTPSSEKVASGAGASHAHAGNPAVSASSSPAFAISSLLSPASNPLLPQPAPANSVFPSPLPNIGTTAEDLNSLSALAQQRKSKPPNVTAFEAKSASDEAFFKHKCRFCAKVFGSDSALQIHLRSHTGERPFKCNICGNRFSTKGNLKVHFQRHKEKYPHIQMNPYPVPEHLDNIPTSTGIPYGMSIPPEKPVTSWLDTKPVLPTLTTSVGLPLPPTLPTLTPFIKTEEPAPIPISHSAASPPGSVKSDSGAPEPASRNPGGLPEEAEGSTGPPSSGKSEESGVVPSSAPAVSAGVLSSLASDVGPGSASTFTNPLLPLMSEQFKAKFPFGGLLDSAQASETSKLQQLVENIDKKATDPNECIICHRVLSCQSALKMHYRTHTGERPFKCKICGRAFTTKGNLKTHYSVHRAMPPLRVQHSCPICQKKFTNAVVLQQHIRMHMGGQIPNTPVPDSYPESMESDTGSFDEKNFDDLDNFSDENMEDCPEGSIPDTPKSADASQDSLSSSPLPLEMSSIAALENQMKMINAGLAEQLQASLKSVENGSVEGDVLTNDSSSVGGDMESQSAGSPAISESTSSMQALSPSNSTQEFHKSPSAEEKPQRAGASDFANGLSPTPVNGGALDLTSSHTEKIIKEDSLGILFPFRDRGKFKNTACDICGKTFACQSALDIHYRSHTKERPFICTVCNRGFSTKGNLKQHMLTHQMRDLPSQLFEPSSNLGPNQNSAVIPANSLASLIKTEVNGFVHVTPQDSKDTPTSHVPSGPLSSSATSPVLLPALPRRTPKQHYCNTCGKTFSSSSALQIHERTHTGEKPFACTICGRAFTTKGNLKVHMGTHMWNSTPARRGRRLSVDGPMTFLGGNPVKFPEMFQKDLVARSGSGDPSSFWNQYAAALSNGLAMKANEISVIQNGGIPPIPGSLGSGSSSPISGLTGNLEKLQNSEPSAPLAGLEKMASSENGTNFRFTRFVEDSKEIVTS, from the exons ATGTCGCGGAGGAAGCAAGCGAAGCCTCAACATTTCCAATCCGACCCCGAAGTGGCCTCGCTCCCCCGGCGAGATG GAGACACAGAGAAGGGTCAACCCAACCGCACCACTAAGAGCAAGGATGCCCACGTCTGCGGCCGGTGCTGCGCCGAGTTCTTTGAATTGTCAGATCTTCTGCTCCACAAGAAGAACTGTACTAAAAACCAACTAGTTTTAATTGTAAATGAAAGTCCAGCCTCCCCACCTGAAaccttctcccccagccccactccagaTCATCCCGAGGAACAGAGGAACGACACGGCTAGCAAAACAGAGCAAGGAGACTGCAGTGACCTGGCGGAACCCCACGGACCGGACAGGGAAGAGTCCATGGAGGTGGAGGCCCCAGTGGCCCACAAAGGCGCCAGTGGCCCCCTGAGCAGCGGTGGCGACAGCAGCGCCCCCCCAAGCTGCAGCAGCGGCAGCTCCTGCACAGGTACCTCAGCGATCACAACCTCTCTACCTCAACTCGGGGACCTGACAACACTGGGCAACTTCTCCGTGATCAACAGCAACGTCATCATCGAGAACCTCCAGAGCACCAAGGTGGCGGTGGCCCAGTTCTCCCAGGAAGCGAGGTGCAATGGGGCCTCCGGAGGCAAGCTGGCCGTCCCGGCCCTGATGGAGCAGCTCTTAgctctgcagcagcagcagatCCATCAGCTGCAACTGATCGAACAGATTCGTCACCAAATATTGCTGTTGGCTTCTCAGAACACAGACTTGCCAACATCCTCTAGTCCTTCTCCAGGTACTGTACGAACATCTGCCAACCCCTTGTCCACACTCAGCTCCCATTTATCTCAGCAGCTGGCGGCAGCAGCTGGGTTAGCACAGAGCCTCGCTAGCCAATCTGCCAGCATCAGCGGTGTGAAACGGCTCCCCCCCATCCAGCTACCTCAGAGCAGCTCTGGCAACACCATCGGTCCACCCCACAGCGGCTCTTCCCCCAGCGTTCACGTACTGGCGGCGGCAGTTCCCACCCCATCCTCGGAAAAAGTGGCTTCGGGCGCGGGTGCCTCCCACGCCCATGCCGGCAATCCCGCAGTCTCGGCATCCTCCTCACCAGCTTTTGCAATAAGCAGTCTATTGAGTCCTGCATCTAATCCACTTCTACCTCAGCCGGCCCCTGCTAACTCGGTTTTCCCCAGCCCTTTGCCCAACATCGGAACGACGGCAGAGGATTTAAACTCCTTGTCTGCCTTGGCCCAGCAAAGAAAAAGCAAGCCACCAAATGTCACTGCCTTCGAAGCAAAAAGCGCTTCGGACGAGGCCTTCTTCAAACACAAGTGCAGGTTCTGTGCGAAGGTCTTCGGAAGCGACAGTGCCTTGCAGATCCACCTCCGTTCCCACACCGGAGAGAGGCCGTTCAAGTGCAACATCTGCGGGAACCGGTTCTCCACCAAGGGGAACCTCAAAGTCCACTTTCAGCGCCACAAAGAGAAATACCCTCATATCCAGATGAACCCCTATCCCGTGCCTGAGCATTTGGACAACATCCCGACCAGTACCGGCATCCCCTACGGCATGTCCATTCCTCCAGAAAAGCCGGTCACCAGCTGGCTAGACACCAAACCGGTCCTGCCCACTCTGACCACTTCAGTCGGCCTGCCGTTGCCCCCGACGCTCCCGACCCTCACCCCCTTCATCAAGACCGAAGAGCCAGCCCCCATCCCCATCAGCCATTCTGCCGCCAGCCCCCCGGGCTCCGTCAAAAGTGACTCCGGGGCTCCCGAGCCGGCCTCGAGAAACCCGGGTGGGCTCCCAGAGGAAGCGGAAGGTTCCACTGGGCCCCCCTCCAGTGGCAAAAGCGAAGAGAGCGGCGTGGTCCCCAGCTCAGCCCCAGCCGTGAGCGCCGGCGTGCTGAGTTCCCTAGCATCCGACGTTGGCCCAGGCAGTGCCTCGACTTTCACCAACCCTTTGTTGCCGCTCATGTCCGAGCAGTTCAAGGCGAAGTTTCCTTTTGGGGGACTCTTGGACTCAGCCCAGGCTTCAGAGACATCCAAGCTTCAGCAGCTGGTCGAAAACATTGACAAGAAGGCCACTGACCCCAATGAGTGTATCATCTGCCACCGGGTCCTCAGTTGTCAGAGCGCCTTGAAGATGCACTACCGCACCCACACCGGGGAGAGGCCCTTTAAGTGTAAGATCTGTGGCCGGGCTTTCACCACGAAAGGGAACCTGAAAACCCATTACAGCGTCCATCGTGCTATGCCCCCGCTTAGAGTCCAGCATTCCTGCCCCATCTGCCAGAAGAAGTTCACGAACGCCGTTGTCCTGCAGCAGCACATCCGAATGCACATGGGGGGCCAGATCCCCAACACCCCGGTCCCTGACAGCTACCCCGAGTCCATGGAGTCTGACACGGGCTCCTTTGATGAGAAAAATTTTGATGACCTAGACAACTTCTCCGATGAAAACATGGAAGACTGTCCTGAGGGCAGCATCCCGGACACGCCCAAGTCCGCGGATGCGTCCCAAGACAGCCTGTCTTCCTCGCCTTTGCCTCTAGAGATGTCGAGCATTGCTGCTTTGGAAAATCAGATGAAGATGATCAATGCCGGCCTGGCAGAGCAGCTGCAGGCCAGCCTGAAGTCAGTGGAGAACGGGTCGGTCGAGGGGGACGTCCTGACCAACGATTCGTCCTCGGTGGGTGGTGACATGGAGAGCCAAAGTGCTGGCAGCCCGGCCATCTCAGAGTCTACCTCCTCCATGCAGGCTCTGTCCCCATCCAACAGCACCCAGGAATTCCACAAGTCACCCAGCGCCGAGGAGAAGCCACAGAGAGCAGGGGCAAGCGACTTTGCCAATGGTTTGTCACCCACCCCAGTGAACGGTGGGGCTTTGGATTTGACATCTAGTCACACAGAGAAAATCATCAAAGAAGATTCTTTGGGGATCCTCTTCCCTTTCAGAGACCggggtaaatttaagaacactgCTTGCGACATTTGTGGCAAAACCTTTGCTTGTCAGAGTGCCTTGGACATTCACTACAGAAGTCATACCAAAGAGAGACCATTTATTTGCACAGTCTGCAATCGTGGCTTTTCCACCAAGGGTAATTTGAAGCAACACATGTTGACACATCAGATGCGAGATCTACCATCACAGCTCTTTGAGCCCAGTTCCAACCTTGGCCCCAATCAGAACTCGGCGGTGATTCCCGCCAACTCGTTGGCGTCTCTCATCAAGACAGAGGTCAACGGCTTCGTGCATGTGACTCCTCAGGACAGTAAGGACACCCCCACCAGTCACGTCCCTTCTGGGCCTCTGTCATCGTCCGCCACGTCCCCAGTTCtgctcccagctctgcccaggaGGACCCCCAAACAGCACTACTGCAACACGTGTGGCAAGACCTTCTCCTCGTCGAGTGCCCTGCAGATCCACGAGagaactcacactggagagaaaccctttgCTTGCACTATTTGTGGAAGAGCTTTCACAACAAAAGGCAATCTTAAG GTACACATGGGCACTCACATGTGGAACAGCACCCCTGCCCGCCGGGGTCGCCGGCTCTCCGTGGATGGCCCCATGACATTCCTAGGAGGCAATCCCGTCAAGTTCCCAGAAATGTTCCAGAAGGATTTGGTGGCCAGGTCAGGAAGTGGGGATCCTTCCAGTTTCTGGAATCAGTATGCAGCAGCGCTCTCCAACGGGCTGGCGATGAAGGCCAACGAGATCTCGGTCATTCAGAACGGCGGCATCCCTCCAATTCCTGGAAGCCTGGGCAGTGGGAGCAGCTCACCTATTAGCGGGCTGACGGGAAACCTGGAGAAGCTCCAGAACTCAGAGCCCAGTGCGCCCCTGGCTGGCCTGGAGAAGATGGCAAGCAGCGAGAACGGAACCAACTTCCGTTTCACCCGCTTCGTGGAAGACAGCAAAGAGATCGTCACAAGTTAA